CGGCAACCCCTTGCTGGGCGTGGTGCGCGCTGGCGATACCGGCTTTGATATGTGCCAGTTCAATTTGCATAAAACCTTTTCCGCGCCGCATGGCTCGCTCGGCATGGGTTGTGCCGCGGTTGGCGTGAAGGATTTTTTGCGCAAATTTCTGCCGCGCCCGCTTGTCGCTGAAGATGGCGGCGGCGGGTATCGGCTCGATTATGACCGCGGCGAGGGCATCGATAAGATCCGCGCCTTCATCGGCAATGTACATGCCGTGCTCAAAGCCTATTCCTGGGTCATGAGCCTCGGCGCCGAAGGTCTCCGTGCCGTGGCCGAGACGGCGGTCCTCAACAACAATTATATGCACGCCAAGATGCGCGGCGTGCGCGGCGTGACCATCCCGTGGCCGGCGAACAATTATCCCAAGCTCGAACAGGTGCGTTACAGCTTTGAGCAGATGTTCGCCGAGACCGGTGTCACCAGCCATGACGTGATCGACCGCATGGTGGATTTCGGTGTGCAGCATTGCATGCCGAGCCATATGCCGATGCTGGTGGCGGAGCCGTTCACCATGGAGCCCGGTGAATCGCTAACGGTTGCCGAGATGGACCAGATGTTGGCAGCGCTCCAGGCGATCTCGGACGAAGCTTATAGCGACGCCGAAAAGGCGCAAGGTGGGCCTTACAACGCTTCCACCACGCGCATCGACGGAGACGTGCCTGAGGATCCGGATTGCTGGGCCTTCACTTACCGCGGGTATCAACGCAAGAAACCGATGTGGACATCGGAAAACCGCCGCAAGATTGAGCGTCATACCGGCGGCTATTGAGCCAAGGTGGCCTTCCGCCTCGGCCTGATCGTCAATCCTATCGCCGGGATGGGCGGCACCGTCGGCCTCAAGGGCAGCGATACACCTGAAATCATCGCCCGCGCCCGTAGCTTGGGCGCGGAACCGCAAGCACCGGCGCGCGCCGGCCAAGCGCTCGCCGCTATCGCCGCGGCAAAAGCACCGCTTGAGCTGTTTGTGGCGCCGGGCGAGATGGGCGAGACCGAGGCGCGAGCGGCCAGCTTCTCCCATCAAGTTGTCGGCAATCCCATAGATGGCGACACGGTGGCGGAAGACAGTGTGCGGGCAGCACAAGCGATGGCCGACCTGCCTGTTGATCTCATTCTGTTTGCCGGTGGCGACGGTACAGCGCGCGACTTGGTGCGCGCCATCGGCGGCAAGGTTCCGGTTGTCGGCATTCCCGCCGGGGTGAAAATGCATTCTGCTGTCTATGCCACCAACCCGCGTGCCGCCGCGCGCATGGTGCTGCGCTACATGCAAGGCGGTATTGCCGTTCGCGAGCTCGAAGTCATGGATATCGACGAAGCGGCGTTCCGCGAAGGCGCCGTTTCAGCCAAGCTATATGGTTATCTGAACGTGCCCTATTTGCCCGATCTGGTGCAGGGTACCAAGGCCGGCGGCGTCAGCCGCGACCGCACGGCCCTGGCCGGTATCGCCGCACGTATCACTGAGGCAATGGAGCCGGGGCGGCTCTATATCCTTGGCCCCGGTACCACCATGCGCGCCGTTGCCGATAAAATCGGTGTGGAGAAAACTCTGCTCGGTATCGATCTGGTGCGCGATGGCGCGCACATCGCTGCGGATGCTGGGGAGCGCGACATTCTCGCCGCTATGGATGGCACCGTTGCCATCGTCGTGACGCCGATCGGCGGGCAGGGGCATTTTTTTGGCCGCGGCAATCAGCAGATCAGCGCGCAGATAATCTCCCGTGTTGGTCTCGAGCACATCACCGTCGCCGCAACGATGGAGAAAATAGCCTCGCTCAGAGATAATCTATTGCAGGTCGATACCGGCGACCGCGCGCTCGATGCGCAGCTCTCGGGTTGGCGGCGGGTGATCACCGGCTACTATACGGACTCGGTGTGCAGGGTCTCGACATGACAGAAAGCGAGAACGCGCAATATCCCGATGGCGGCAGCGCGCTCGCGGTCGAGAATCTGCACAAAAGCTTCGGTCCCCTCGAGGTACTGAAGGGCGTATCCGCCACCGCCGGTGACGGCGATGTGCTGTCCATCATCGGTGCCAGTGGCTCAGGTAAAAGCACCATGCTGCGCTGTATCAATCTTCTTGAAATCCCTAATGCCGGGCGCATCTGGGTCGGCGGTGAATTGATCCGCATGAAGCGAGCCGGGCGCAGGGGGCTGGTGCCCGAAAATGCCCGTCAGGTCGATCGCATCCGCTCAACCGTCGGCATGGTGTTCCAAGGTTTTAACCTATGGACGCATATGACGGTCATGCAGAATTTGACCGAAGCGCCGCTGCATGTCCTGAAATTACCCAAGGCCGAAGCGCGGGAGCGGGCCGAGGCACTCCTCGAGCGGGTCGGGCTGACCGACAAGCGTGAGCATTATCCAGCGCATCTCTCCGGAGGCCAGCAGCAACGCGCCGCCATCGCCCGGGCGCTGGCCATGGAGCCGCAATTGATGCTGTTTGATGAGCCAACATCGGCGCTCGATCCAGAACTGGTCGGCGAAGTGCTGAAAGTGATCCGCGATATCGCCGAGGAAGGCCGGACGATGATCCTGGTCACCCATGAAATGGCCTTCGCGCGCGAAGTTTCAACCAAGGTGATATTTTTGCATGACGGCTTGGTCGAGGAGGAGGGGCCGCCGGCTCAGGTCTTCGACGCGCCGCGCTCGGAGCGCTGCCGACAGTTTCTCGCGGCCGGGGAGTTTTAGCCTTAGAAGCCTTGACCGCGCCGATGGGAAATCGGAACCTTCAGACTGAGAACAAAAAACTGGGAGACGAAAAATGAAAATCCGAAATCTGTTGACTGCCATCATTGTCGCCGCCGCAGTGGCGATATCGGCTGGTATCGCCGAAGCCAAGGATTGGAACAAACTCCGCGTCGGCGTTGAGGGTGCCTATCCGCCCTTTAGCTGGATGGAGCCGGACGGTACCCTGAAGGGCTTTGATATCGATATCGCGCTTGCCGTTTGCGAACATATGAAAGCAGAGTGCGAGTTGGTGCCGCAGGATTGGGATGGCATTATTCCCGCGCTCTTGGCCAATAAATACGACGCCATTATCGCCTCGATGTCGATCACCGAAGAGCGCAAAGAGAAGGTCGCCTTCAGCGATAAATACTATTCGACGCCGGCCAAGTTCGTCCGCAAGAAAGGCTCCGGCATCGAAATCTCAGCGGCGGGGCTCAAGGGTAAATCGGTCGGCGTGCAACGCGCCACCATCCATGAGAATTTCGTCAAGGACAATTACGGTGATATCGTCGACGTCAAAGGATATGGCACCCAGGACGAAGCGTATCTCGACTTCACCGCCGGTCGCATTGATCTCCTTCTCGCCGACAGCGTAGCGCTCGATGACGGCTTCCTGAAAACCGATGCCGGCAAGGATGCAGAATTCGTCGGCCCGGGCTTTTCCGATCCGAAATGGTTCGGTGACGGTGCCGGCATTGCCATCCGAAAAGGCGATACGGATTTGCAAAATGTGCTCAATGAAGCCATTGCCGCCATTCGCGCCAATGGCACCTATAAGAAAATCAACGATAAATATTTCGAGTTCGATGTCTTTGGTGGTTAGTTTGCCAGGGCTTTGAGAAGAAGCGTCCCCGGGTCATGACGGCCCGGGGCGTTTTTATTTTATCCAGGATGGTGCCGAGCGCGTGATCGAGCTGCACGGCTATGGGCCGTTGCTTTTGGATGGGGCGTGGCTGACGCTGCGGGTGGCTTTCGCGTCGGTTGCACTTGGCCTGGTTTTTGGACTTCTCGGCGCCAGCGCCAAACTATCGAGATCGGTGTTCCTGCGCGGTGCCGCCACGGCCTATACCGCGATCGTCCGCGGTCTGCCGGAATTACTGCTTCTGCTCATAATATTTTATGGCGGCAGCCTGTTGGTGCAGAGCGTTTGGCAAGAGCTGGGCGGTGAGTCCTATATAGAGATTAAGCCCTTCGTCGCCGGCACCTTTACCCTCGCCTTTGTGTTTGGCGCCTACGCCACCGAGGTTTTTCGCGGCGCCATTCTTGCGGTTCCCAAGGGCCAGGTGGAGGCCGCCTATGCGGTCGGCATGACACGCCTGCAAATGTTCCGCCGAGTTATGTTGCCACAAGTCTGGCGTTTTGCGCTTCCCGGTCTTGGCAATTTGTGGTTGGTCCTGCTCAAAGACACATCGTTGATTTCAGTCATCAATCTGAATGAGTTGATGTATGCCGCGCGCGCTGGCGCTGGAAAAACTCATGAGCCCTTCACCTTCTTCGCCGCCGCCGCATTGATTTACCTCTCCTTTACCATCGTTTCGATGGTCGTCCTGCAATATTCGGAACGCCGCGCGCAGCGCGGTGTGCGCATGGGTTAGGCGCATGGAATTTGATGTCCAACTGATGGTCGACAGCATCCCGGCGCTTCTCCAGGGCATGGGGATGACGGCACAGTTGGTTGTTTTGGCGCTGGCTGTTGGCTTGTGCCTAGCGATTCCCCTCGCGCTCGCCCGCACCTCCAGGAATCCCGCCCTATGGATGCCGGCGTATGTCTTCATCTTCATCTTTCGCGGCACGCCGCTTCTGGTGCAGATTTTTTTGGTCTATTACGGCTTGGGACAGTTAGAAGCAGTGCGCGAAAGCTTCTTGTGGCCATTTTTCAAGGAGGCTTACTGGTGCGCCATATTCACCTTCAGCCTTAATACGTCTGCCTACACGGCAGAGATATTGCGTGGCGCCATTCAGGCGGTGCCGCATGGTGAGTTAGAGGCAGCGCGCGCGCTCGGCATGCCGCGCTGGCTGGTGCTACGCCGCATCACCGTGCCGCGCGCCTTTCGCCTGGCCTTACCGGCCTATGGCAATGAGATCATCTTGATGCTGAAAGGCAGCGCGCTCGCCAGCACAATTACGCTGTTGGATTTGACCGGCGTCGCTCGCGTCATCGTTGCCCGCACCTTCGCACCCTATGAGTTATTTATTCTGGCGGCGCTGATGTATCTCGTTCTGACGCTGCTGATTGTTCGCACGCTGAAATATGCCGAGTGGCGCCTAAGCCCGCATCTCCGTCCGCCGCCGCATGTGAATTGATTCCCCCCTTTTCCCGTCAAAATATGCCTCGCAGGAAATGTAAATGATGTTAATATTTGTTTACTAATTGTTAATAATTCTTAATTAAAATTTAACGAGCA
This genomic window from Pseudomonadota bacterium contains:
- the gcvPB gene encoding aminomethyl-transferring glycine dehydrogenase subunit GcvPB; translation: MSIKQSGFRAARWNEALISELDEEGARGIVPPAVDAEIAAAVGDVAASLPPGARRAAPPDLPEVTQHRVLRHFLRLSQMCMGFDVTTDMMGTCTMKYSPKVHEHIARGAKLADLHPLQGVESLQGLLELMYRFNRIMCEISGMDEFTFQPASGAQGIYTNACLIRAYHESRGDLGKRDEIITTSFSHPADAATPSVAGFKVITLMPGEMGFAGVDALKAAISDRTAGLMLTNPEDTGQYNPNIRQFVDLVHEAGGLCAYDQANGNPLLGVVRAGDTGFDMCQFNLHKTFSAPHGSLGMGCAAVGVKDFLRKFLPRPLVAEDGGGGYRLDYDRGEGIDKIRAFIGNVHAVLKAYSWVMSLGAEGLRAVAETAVLNNNYMHAKMRGVRGVTIPWPANNYPKLEQVRYSFEQMFAETGVTSHDVIDRMVDFGVQHCMPSHMPMLVAEPFTMEPGESLTVAEMDQMLAALQAISDEAYSDAEKAQGGPYNASTTRIDGDVPEDPDCWAFTYRGYQRKKPMWTSENRRKIERHTGGY
- a CDS encoding ABC transporter permease, with the translated sequence MIELHGYGPLLLDGAWLTLRVAFASVALGLVFGLLGASAKLSRSVFLRGAATAYTAIVRGLPELLLLLIIFYGGSLLVQSVWQELGGESYIEIKPFVAGTFTLAFVFGAYATEVFRGAILAVPKGQVEAAYAVGMTRLQMFRRVMLPQVWRFALPGLGNLWLVLLKDTSLISVINLNELMYAARAGAGKTHEPFTFFAAAALIYLSFTIVSMVVLQYSERRAQRGVRMG
- a CDS encoding ATP-NAD kinase family protein, with translation MAFRLGLIVNPIAGMGGTVGLKGSDTPEIIARARSLGAEPQAPARAGQALAAIAAAKAPLELFVAPGEMGETEARAASFSHQVVGNPIDGDTVAEDSVRAAQAMADLPVDLILFAGGDGTARDLVRAIGGKVPVVGIPAGVKMHSAVYATNPRAAARMVLRYMQGGIAVRELEVMDIDEAAFREGAVSAKLYGYLNVPYLPDLVQGTKAGGVSRDRTALAGIAARITEAMEPGRLYILGPGTTMRAVADKIGVEKTLLGIDLVRDGAHIAADAGERDILAAMDGTVAIVVTPIGGQGHFFGRGNQQISAQIISRVGLEHITVAATMEKIASLRDNLLQVDTGDRALDAQLSGWRRVITGYYTDSVCRVST
- a CDS encoding ATP-binding cassette domain-containing protein, with the protein product MTESENAQYPDGGSALAVENLHKSFGPLEVLKGVSATAGDGDVLSIIGASGSGKSTMLRCINLLEIPNAGRIWVGGELIRMKRAGRRGLVPENARQVDRIRSTVGMVFQGFNLWTHMTVMQNLTEAPLHVLKLPKAEARERAEALLERVGLTDKREHYPAHLSGGQQQRAAIARALAMEPQLMLFDEPTSALDPELVGEVLKVIRDIAEEGRTMILVTHEMAFAREVSTKVIFLHDGLVEEEGPPAQVFDAPRSERCRQFLAAGEF
- a CDS encoding ABC transporter permease translates to MEFDVQLMVDSIPALLQGMGMTAQLVVLALAVGLCLAIPLALARTSRNPALWMPAYVFIFIFRGTPLLVQIFLVYYGLGQLEAVRESFLWPFFKEAYWCAIFTFSLNTSAYTAEILRGAIQAVPHGELEAARALGMPRWLVLRRITVPRAFRLALPAYGNEIILMLKGSALASTITLLDLTGVARVIVARTFAPYELFILAALMYLVLTLLIVRTLKYAEWRLSPHLRPPPHVN
- a CDS encoding ABC transporter substrate-binding protein, with product MLTAIIVAAAVAISAGIAEAKDWNKLRVGVEGAYPPFSWMEPDGTLKGFDIDIALAVCEHMKAECELVPQDWDGIIPALLANKYDAIIASMSITEERKEKVAFSDKYYSTPAKFVRKKGSGIEISAAGLKGKSVGVQRATIHENFVKDNYGDIVDVKGYGTQDEAYLDFTAGRIDLLLADSVALDDGFLKTDAGKDAEFVGPGFSDPKWFGDGAGIAIRKGDTDLQNVLNEAIAAIRANGTYKKINDKYFEFDVFGG